One genomic region from Bacteroidales bacterium encodes:
- a CDS encoding caspase family protein, with the protein MKNLKWIKLAFVALLGVVLFQSCSKDETIVPVSDKPSYTVRPDFATLDTRPAEVIAQHQVIGKDTEPAKLIEEGTKAKYALVIGISNYSGTANDLQYCDDDAIDWKNRLITEGYSVTSLIDLAATNSAIQSALTTLASRSIAGNEIAFVYSGHGSSGNIISTDMYYISSSYFKTKFTNATSTKMYFTFDACQIGAMKTALIKTGRIVSVASNTTLYSYDGDATMKNGVYTYYQMKGYDTQGYIYVENDCSYANTQMIAWANARGLSVAPSYSDSYTGSLNL; encoded by the coding sequence ATGAAAAATTTAAAATGGATCAAATTAGCATTTGTTGCTTTATTAGGAGTTGTTCTTTTTCAAAGCTGCTCAAAGGATGAAACTATCGTTCCTGTTTCTGACAAACCTTCTTATACAGTAAGACCAGACTTTGCAACTTTGGACACTAGACCTGCTGAAGTAATTGCACAGCATCAAGTTATTGGAAAAGACACAGAACCAGCAAAACTTATTGAAGAAGGTACAAAAGCTAAATACGCTTTAGTTATTGGTATTTCTAACTATTCTGGAACTGCAAATGATCTTCAATATTGTGATGATGATGCTATTGATTGGAAAAACCGTTTGATAACTGAAGGTTACTCAGTAACATCTTTAATTGACCTAGCTGCAACAAATTCCGCTATTCAATCTGCATTAACTACTCTTGCTAGCAGATCAATTGCAGGTAATGAAATAGCTTTTGTTTACTCAGGTCATGGTAGCAGTGGAAATATTATTTCAACCGATATGTACTACATTAGTAGTTCCTATTTTAAAACTAAATTTACTAATGCAACAAGTACCAAAATGTATTTCACATTTGATGCTTGCCAAATTGGCGCAATGAAAACCGCTTTAATTAAAACTGGTAGAATTGTATCTGTTGCTTCAAACACCACTCTTTATTCTTATGATGGTGATGCTACAATGAAGAACGGTGTATACACATACTACCAAATGAAAGGTTATGATACACAAGGTTACATCTACGTAGAAAATGATTGCAGCTATGCTAACACCCAAATGATAGCTTGGGCTAATGCTAGAGGCCTTTCAGTTGCTCCTTCTTACTCAGATTCATACACTGGAAGTTTGAATTTATAG
- a CDS encoding caspase family protein, which produces MKTQKWIKLAFIASLAVVLFQSCSKDETNVPVSDKPSFTVRPDFATLDTRPAEVIAQYQVTEKNAEPVKLLDHATKAKYAVVVGISDYAGTVNDLQYCDDDAVDFKARLQTEGYSVTILLDLNATKANIEAAINTLASQSVAGNEIAFVYSGHGSSGNIISTDMYYINNSWFKTKFAAATSTKMMFSFDACQIGAMTTALNAPGRIVIVASGTRNYSYDGDATMKNGVFTYYQMKGYDTQGYIYVENDSQYACDQMKLWAASVHVKVTPSYVDSYTGNFDL; this is translated from the coding sequence ATGAAAACTCAAAAATGGATTAAATTAGCATTTATTGCTTCATTAGCAGTTGTGCTTTTTCAAAGCTGTTCAAAGGATGAAACTAACGTTCCTGTTTCTGACAAACCTTCTTTTACAGTAAGGCCAGATTTTGCAACCTTGGATACCAGACCAGCTGAGGTAATTGCACAGTATCAGGTTACTGAAAAAAACGCTGAACCTGTTAAACTTCTCGATCATGCCACAAAAGCTAAATACGCTGTGGTTGTAGGTATTTCAGATTATGCTGGTACTGTAAATGATCTCCAATATTGTGATGATGATGCTGTTGATTTTAAAGCACGTTTACAAACCGAGGGATACAGCGTAACCATCTTATTAGATTTAAATGCAACCAAAGCAAACATTGAAGCTGCTATAAACACATTAGCAAGCCAATCAGTTGCTGGCAATGAAATTGCATTCGTATACTCTGGTCATGGCAGTAGCGGAAATATTATTTCAACCGACATGTACTATATAAACAACTCATGGTTTAAAACAAAATTTGCTGCTGCTACAAGTACTAAAATGATGTTTAGCTTTGACGCCTGCCAAATAGGTGCAATGACTACAGCGCTTAACGCTCCAGGTAGAATCGTTATAGTTGCTTCAGGCACAAGAAATTATTCTTATGATGGTGATGCCACCATGAAGAATGGAGTATTTACATACTATCAAATGAAAGGTTACGATACACAAGGTTATATTTATGTTGAGAATGATTCACAATATGCTTGTGACCAAATGAAACTATGGGCGGCTTCAGTGCATGTTAAAGTTACTCCATCTTATGTTGATTCTTACACTGGTAATTTTGATTTATAG